CTCACCATTATTATATCTCTTATTCTTATTATATGTCCTACTACATTAGCCATAACTCTGAGAGACTTTTGGTAGTAATGGTGGTTTGAGGCCTGCTTTTGTTGaaagagcttcctaggtggcccagtggtaaagaatcctcctgccaatgcaggagacacaagagactcaggttcaatccctgggttgggaagatcccctggagaagagaatgacaacccactctagtattgcctagaaaatcctttggacagaggatggtgggctatagtccctgggatctcaaagagctgaacacagctGAGTGAGTGACCACAGAATACACCTCAGGTTTTTACATTAAGCATAATACCAGCCATGGTTTGATGCCGGCTGTTTTCTTAGAATAAGATAATATCTAGCTACTTATAACTATTacactttttgtctttttaaaaataaaaataggtactGATTTATTTGAAGCTTTTTTAGCAACTGTTGAGATTGTTTTTAATGGTTGATTATTGATGTATTGATTATTAACCTATTAATGTGTTAATAGGTTTACTCATATACTTGCCTGCCTTGAAATGTACTTGACAAAGTAGATTATTAGTTAACTTTCAATTGAGTTCTGTCTGCTGCTATTTAGTATATTCATAATTCGAAACAGATTTAATGGGaggaaattctaatttttaaaaaatggtatcttCCATAGTAGATGGAAATAACTAAGACCATTATCAACTCCAGTCATTAAAATATCTATCCTTCTACTCTAGGCTTGCTGCTGTTGTCTTTTAGTAAAACTCTAAAAGTCAGGGAGTAGGTGGTAACAAGAGACAAGACCATGagtcttaaacatttaaaataggaGAATTCTACCAGCTCAGAAGatctagcaattaaaaaaaataaaaaagcgaGGAATGATACTGGTAGATGACTTCTGAGCAGTAGAGTGAGAATGAAAAAACTCCTGGGATACCAGAGTCAGtgtatactgctgctaagtcacgtcagtcgtgtctgactccgagtgaccctgtagacggcagcccaccaggctcccccgtccctgggattctccaggcaagaacactggagtgggttgccatttccctctccagtgcatcaaagtgaaaagcgaaagtgaagtcgctcagtcgtgtccgactcccctactggagtggagtgccattgccttctcctgagtcAGTGtataggataaataaaatgtctaaGCAAACATACGCTTCAGATGTCCTAAAATTAGCATTTCAGCTGGTATTTGTCAGGATTCTTAAAATGCacatgtttttgtttgtgtgtgtgtttgttttgaatGCTGCTAAGTATGAACTTTTGGttaattttgttgaatatttttttttctctttcccctagGCATTATATGAACTTCTCAAGTGTAACCATAATATAAAGGAAGCAATCGAAAGATACTGTTGCAATGGCAAGGCATCTCAAGGTAAGAAGCACTTGGGATCAAGAGAGGGAAAGGACAGGGGCTGGTCTTTGGGACCAGAGTAAGCAAAGTATCACAAAGGACGGCGTAGTCTTGTCACACTTTTGTGTAAGATCCGTGTGCATCTTCATAGCgagtaatttttccttttcttgccttctaTTTTTAGACATACCAGAGATTGTTCAAATACAAATTAGTTACCCCCCTGTCACCTCCAGAACAAAGcagaccccagagatgacagtaTATCCAAAGTAATTAATAAGAATGATTTTATGGTTTCATTGGGGgaaaaagttgttttttctttctcaaaccagacaggaaatgaaaaggagattaaaaaatttaaaaagaaacatataatATATTCCAAACATGTATAGTAAACATGCAAGAAGTATATTTTTAGTAATCATGTAACTATTATTATAGTGCTTAGGTTTTGATTTGTGTATGTCAAGGAAAATGGTTAActttaatttcaatatttttgtcaTATAAATGGATTGCATGCACCACAGCTTTCATTAAGTATGTAGAGTGAAATAATgcttaataatataatataaataaacttggaaaaatataaaagctggAAACAATGCATCGAAACTTGTGGATGAAATAGTCTATTGAAAGGTTTCCTTGTAGTAGCTGCttttctgaaaaaattattttaagctcTCAAAACTCTGAAATGCTAAgtgcatttaatttttctttagttcaaggtttctaagattttctttttcagtcaaaCTGTTTTTCACCTTTGTGGTGGACTGCTGTGAATGGCTTTGGGGACCAGGCCTCCACTGTGAGTGGGGCACTTCAAGTCTCCTCTGCTTCAAGTAGATTTAATGCATCAGTATTAATATCTGCTGGGAAGTTGAATGGGACTTAGTCTTTTGAGAGCATAAGctgttttttattccttttatatttctGCAGTATAGCACTCTGCAAATTgactttaaataaatatgtgttgattaTTTATGGTCTGTAATTAAAAGAGACCATAAATGATTTTGATGTAAGACCGAAGTAAGGCTTTTCTTTCCATAGAggaaatagcattttatttttttctaattaaaaatgctcattgtttttaaaaaaaaaaatcagaaaaacaatgaacataaattgtagggaaaaaaataaattcttgtctcattatacagagaaaaaaaccCAATGTTTATATTTTGGTAGTCTAAATTTTTTTAGTTAGGATTAAggacttgtatgtgtgtgtgtgtgtagaagttTATAGTTTTTTATTAGGAAACCATACTGTAAGTAAATTAGTGATTTGTATATATGAGTTTTGAGaccaatttattttgttttaaattttctttagaaggaatgactGCATGGACAGAAGAAGAATGCCGGAGCTTTGAACATGCACTCATGCTTTTTGGAAAAGATTTTCATCTTATACAGAAGAATAAGGTAAGTTAGACAAATTAgacataaacaaacagaaaaattgcTTAGTGATTACAATGAATATAAGCAACTAATTTATAAGTCACTTGGGTCGGGGGGGGAAGCTATAACTTGTTAATGCTCCCATGCTATTAACATATTGGTTACTTTCTGATCAGTCTTTCTGTAAATTCAATGTCATGTCatctagtcgctcagttgtgtccgactgtttgtgaccccatggtctgccaggctcttctgtctatgggattctccaggcaagaatactggagtgggttgccagttccctctctaggggatcttttcgacacaggaattgaacccatgtctcctacattgcaggcagattctttacgatctgagccacaaaCCCAATACTGCTCTCtgaaatataaaatctttaaaaagcagTAGGCCTAGAATATTGAATAGCAATAGACATTGAATATCCagttaaatatttcagaattctAGTTTCCTTAGgacaaaaagaaagtataaacaaATCATATTTTAATGAGAGATAATTATCTCAAGCTTTTTAGAATAtatacacacttttaaaaaaattgactttattttttagagcagttttaagttcatagccaaattgagaaagtagaagTCCCATGTATTTCCTGCTCCTGCACATACATGGCTTCTTCCTCCATCAGCATCCCACACCAGAGTGGTATATTTGTTACAGCTGATAAATCTACATTGTCATATTTTTATCCCCTAAAGTTTATAGTTTACATTGGGATTCACTCTTTGTGTTATATATTCTatggattttgaaaaatatatgacaATACCTATCAACCACTGTAGTATCCTACAGAATAGTTTCAGTGACCTAAAAATTGTGTCATAtacttggaatcatacagtatgtagcctttgcAGATTGGCTTCTTGACttaaataatatgcatttaaagttcCTCCATGTTTTTTtgtggctcatttctttttatcactgaataatatcccattgtatggatgtatcagtttgtttatccatttaccatttgaaggacatcttgattgctttCAAGTTTTGGAGACTTATAGTTAATGTGTTTATTGAAAGGTATACTTTATTTCTTGGTTTAAAATGCTTGTTCCTATATTATGATCTTATAACAAAGCCACTAATCACAATAGAGGTTCTAAAACTTCCTTATTGTGTAATTAAGCAGGGGAGAAAGTGTTTATTGGGTAAAGATACGGAATTTTTTTCTGTACATCTGAATTCATACCTTTAGCTGTGTATAGTTAGAGAAACCCTAGTCTGGATGTGGAGCCAAGTTGAATGAGGCTcaaattttattatcattttttattttctaccagACTTTGTTGCAGCTAAGAGATGCATGATAGAGGAAAAATCTTGCCTTTAGCTGGCAATCATCTTAAATTCCAGATGCGGTTGAGTACTGATCCCTTTACAAACGGAGTCTCTTTTGGGTCATGGAGCCCTTTGATAATCTGGTGAAGCTGCACCCTTCTCCCTAGAAAAGTGTACTTGAATGACATTTTGGGAATTACTATATCCCATTGAGGCTCATTCATGGATCACTCAGGGTTAACAAGTACCCTTGGTACAGTCAGAATCATGGTGAAAGTTCAGTGAAGAAAAGTAAAGTATGTCAGTGTTTTAAGATTTTCAGTAAAGGTGTAAGATAATTTCTGGAtgcacatttattattattattacattctGATTTAAATAAAAAGCCTTGTGCTTTTAAAGGTAGCCTCATTATTAAATagtgtgaaaataaaaacagtttacTAGTAACATATTCAGAATTTCATAATTAGAAAGATAGAAAATAAGACCCAtgggtgttaaaaaaaaaaaaagttactaaaaATGTGTagaattttttgctttttaaaaaaaattcaactttttttaTTAGGTGAGAACTAGAACAGTTGCTGAATGTGTAGCATTCTACTATATGTGGAAGAAGTCTGAGCGTTATGATTACTTTGCTCAACAGACAAAATTTGGAAAGAAACGATATAACCATCACCCTGGAGTTACGTAAGTACCCTGGGCTTGATTtcagggatttttgtttttaactgtgaTAAGCAGTCATAGCATTATTTGGGTGTGTTTTTTAGGGACTATATGGATCGTTTGGTGGATGAAACAGAAGCTCTGGGTGGGACAGTAAATTCTTCAGCCTTAACTTCTAACCGACCTGAGCCTGTACCTGATCAACAGCTAAACATTCTCAACTCTTTCACTGCCAGTGATTTGACAGGTAAGAACATTTTTTAGTGTAATGTGGGACAGAATTATATCCTCTTTGTCACATGATGTAGGACCACTTACTGAaaccatttctcatttctttttagctttgACCAACAGCGTAGCGACCGTCTGCAATCCAACGGATGTGAATTGTTTGGATGATAGCTTTCCTCCACTGGGCAACACGCCCCGTGGACAAGTCAATCATGTGCCTGTTGTAACGGAGGAGTTACTCACCCTGCCCAGCAATGGGGAAAgtgattgttttaatttatttgagaCTGGATTTTATCACTCAGAGCTGAACCCCATGAACATGTGCAGTGAAGAGTCAGAAAGACCAGCAAAGAGATTGAAAATGGGCATTGCTGTTCCTGAATCCTTTATGAATGAGGTTTCTGTAAATAATTTGGGTGTAGACTTTGAAAATCACACACATCATATCACCAGTGCCAAAATGGCCGTGTCTGTGGCTGACTTTGGCAGTCTGTCTGCCAACGAGACCAATGGTTTCATCAGTGCCCACGCTCTGCATCAGCATGCCGCCCTGCATTCTGAATGAAGTGAGTGAAGGGCCCAGAAACAGTGGGTGTGCAGTACCAGTACCAGGAAAGTATCAGGTTTGCTTAGTCTTTCACTGGAAGTTTGAACTTTTTTCACTATGACATCAGTGATGTCAGTATGTATAGAACTATATCTTGATTTATCaagagtattttcattttcaatccaTAAATGTGGAAATGAACTATGATCAGCAGAGTTGGGAACTAAGATTGAACTCTGTGGTGCAGCTTTAAGCTCTGCTTATCTCTTCCTCATCCCCAATACCTCTTCCCCACTcccttctttttctattcttttctgttcCCCACTGCCCTCACTCCCATTTTTAAAACCTGTAGACAGAGGCCACCAGCTCAAAACCAGCACAGATGTTCTGAACTGAATGGAGTGGCTTCTATTCGTGTAAATTCCTTTTGCCGTAATGGATGCAGTGGAATAACAATGTTTACAGGTACCGATCCTGATCCCTGCTCAATGTAgcattttttggttttattttcttaattaaataaaAGCAGGGGTAGGTTTCTTTAAACTGCACAAACAtgcaaggatttttttaaaaatggaaacttcTCTCATGTTATTCAACTAGAGCACTTCAGTTTACAAAACAGCAAGTCCATCTTTATAGAAGCCAGCACGAGGAACTGCGTGCAAATTATGAAGACGCTTGCTTGGATCCTGTTTCAAAATTCTAGACCAGGGCTACCTTACACAGAATTGGTCATTTTACTGCCGGAAGACTTCTGTGTAACTTCATTTATTGGCTAAAAAATTGGCATTTGAAAATACGGAATTTAGATGGGGTTTTGTCCACCATTATCAAGATTGTAATCATAAAAACCATACCGGTCGTTGCTAACTTCGTTTTTCCTGAGGCAGTTGACTTGCAGGGCACAGTCGACAAAGCCAAGGACGTTGCCACTTAGACTGGTTTACATTTGGGACACTTTTTCAGTTGTTGTGTAGTGCTGCAGttcaaatgttaatatttagGTGGGATTTCTAGATCCTACACATAATGCAGTAGAACCTTGAAGTACATTTAAACTTTTCTGTTTAGCTTGGACCAGTTGGCAAGAAAAAATGTGAGTTTCTATCTGAAATACAATGGTACGTTACCACTTTTAAGTTCTAAAAAGTGATTGACGTTCAGATGCGTCTCAaaactcacttttatttttattctaaacatTGTGAATGAGAAACCATTGTCATAAACTCTGGCCATTTTTGCTCTGTAGACATGCATCTTTAAGTTATAAGGTGAATTCATGCAATATGTAATGCAGTGTTAGGATGTGATAAGCTTTGCTTTTATAGTTCAGTTAAAAcacagaattttcctttttttttgcaccgtcttaattaaaattttcaatttctaCTAGTTGTCTTGCTTTGCCAAAACTTAAATATTTGGCTACGTTGCTGATATTTTTAAGTATAAGTCGCTTCAAGGTTGTGCTGATGAATAGATAGAATGTAGTGACCttagtgatggaaagggagggtATTTATTATACAAACTGTGAACTGCAATGACATCCTTTGTTTTGGATGATTtgtattcttgtttttctttgcagCATTTTAATGAAGATTGCTTTGAAGTGTTTACGCATTAGCACATTTACTTAAAAAGTTAGTTTAGCACAGTGGACGAAAGTAGTTAAATTAATAACTTAAAGTCAGTCTCTAATTTATACATCTAAAGTCAGCATTCCTGTATGCACACAGTAAATAATGGGTAGCCTGGGCTTTTTGTtgctttcagatatttttatccAAGTTATCAGCTTCATATTGCTGTGGTGGTGTGCTAAACTTTGAACctaatttcttttgttaaaaatgaatacatCTATAATTTAGTAAGATACTGGCCATAATCTTCCATTgttataactttaatttttactCTGGGTTTACAGTGGCTGGTctgtataaaataatttacaCAAAGATGACTGAATGCTAATACCAGTTGCACTTAATGAACATGCCCATTCTCAGTAGCTGATGCAGTAATATATTCAGTTTATCTATGCATTGCTGGGATCTTGATATAAGATGGAAACAGTGTTTCTTATCTAAAGTTTTGATTATCAGCAAGTTGAATGGACACTTTAgttatttaaataaagatttttgaCCAAAATCCAGAAATgatatgagagaaaaataaattccagctagtttaatagatttttaaacacCAATCTGATTTTAGCCTCTTAGAGAGTGCTAACTAGCTGGTAACGTTTACTTTTAATTCCTTGTTAAAATGAGGCAATAATTTGCaagatttttgtatatatatgtaaattcttCATATCTTTTTAGATCTAATTCAGTATTTTCTGACTGCTTCCTCCATGTATGATACCATTTTTGTGCATGCTTGATGTGACATTCATAAACTGTACCCCTCTGGCTTTATTCATGTAaaataactatttattgaatttccttttaaatctgggtttactgggttttttttcctctctgtttaagCATCTTAACAGAGAATTTGTTACTGTTTCTTAGAAGAATTGCGTTTGAGAGCGTGAAAATAACTGATTTGCAGTCTTATGGAGAAACAATAATGCCTTTATTATTAAGTGTTAAGCACAATTCTTATAACAAACTGTGataaattctgttttttctttgccatattattttcatatgaaCAAACCAAAAATCCACGGTGAGCAGTTGCAGTGTTGGCTGATGTGTCTTTTTATGTACAGGGGGTTTGAAGAGGACAGCGGATTCATTTAGAAGTGAAACTGGTGCTGTGATTATAGCAATACTTTACTTTTGTTAGTTGTACTCCACTTTTTCATGCTAGCTTTTTCAGTGTTTAGTTTTCCTCTTGTTATGGTCAACTGCTGAATTTACTTGAAGGATGTAGAATACTGTTTAAACAATACTAAAGTCTGTACAATTAGGTCAAAGAACTGTgcaattgtttcctttttaatttttacaattgaGGGTCATAATATTTGAGAACATCAAATCTAATAGAGCATAGTGAAACTATTTAATTTAACCAAAGTCTCTAGTAAATATTTCAACTTTGAATGTAAACTAATGAATCAACCTGACCACCAAGGAGATTGTTTGCCCAGAGTTTCAAAGCACATTGTCTACAAATGgaaattgaaataatttataaaaatattgacagtactatgtttttttaaaagttcttaattttttcacTGAAAGGAGGAAACTGTTAGTTTTATTGTTAAATGTGGTAGATATTAAAACTCCTCTTAGACGACCAGTGATTCCAGTTGTCCCGGTTTGAAATAAGTACGCCGTGAGTATGAGATTGATTAGTGACAATCAGAACAAGTTTTAGTATCAGATGTTCAAGAGGAAGTTGCTATTGTTGcattgattttaatatttgtacataaacactgatttttttgagcattattttgtatttgttgtACTTTAATACCTGGTGTACAGttccagaaataaaaatctggaaatctttttttttcttggttcgTGTGAGTATTTGCCACAAATAGATTTTTATCTAATGACTCTTAAGCTATAACACATGGGCAGATATTTAACACTGTTAAGTAGGTTTTAGATGTAGTAAATTATTTGATAGGTAAATACAATTGATGGGTgaaatagttttctttaaatCCTCTAATATAAATGTCCATCTATCAATACAATAAAATTCTAGCTATCTAAAAGTGAGGATTATATGTACTTTTAGTTTCATTCAGGAAATACTTATTGAATGTGTGTTACGTTTCAAACACTGTTCTCAGTAACTGTTGTCATTTAGGGAGACCTGAAATCTGAAATTTGATTAGATGTTATTATTTCATAGAATATTTGTAGTAAACTAGTCTTCCTTATTATAATGTTCatagtttggttcagttcagttcagtcactcagtcgtgtctgactccttgcgaccccatggacggcagcatgccaggcctctctgtccatcaccaactcccagagtccactcaaactcgtgtcccttgagtcagtgatgccatccaaccatctcatcctctgtcatccccttctcctccctgtctttaatctttcccagcgtcagggtcttttcaaatgagtcagctcttcacatcaggtggccaaagtattggagtttcagcttcaaaatcagtccttccaatgaatattcaggactgatttcctttaggatggactggttggatctccttgcagtccaagggactctcaagagtcttctccaacaccacagttcaaaagcatcaattctgcactcagctttctttatagtccaactcttacatccatatatgactactggaaaaaccatagtcttgactagacggacctttgttggcaaagtaatgactgcttttgaatatgatgtctgggttggtcataacttttcttccaaggagcaagcatcttttaatttcatggctgcagtcaccatctgcagtgattttggagcccaagaaaataaagtctgtgactatttgcattgtttccccatctatttcccatgaagtgatgggaccagatgccatgatcttagttttctgaatgttgagctttaagccaactttttcactcctctttcactttcatcaagaggctttttagttcctcttcactttctgccataagggtggtgtcatctgcatatctcaggttattggtatttttcccggcaatcttgattatagcttgtgcttcatccagtccagtatttctcatgatgtactctgcatataagttaaataagcaggatgacaatatacagccttgatgtactcctttcccaatttggaaccagtctgttgttccatgtccagttctaactgttgcttcctgacctgcatacagatttctcaagaggcaggtcaggtggtctggtattcccatctctttcagaattttccacagtttattgagatccacacagtcaaaggctttggcatagtcaataaagcagaaatagatgtttttctggaactctcttgctttttcaatgatccagtggatgttggcaatttggtctctggttcctctgccttttctaaaaccagcttgaacatcaggaagttcacggttcacgtattgctgaatcctggcttggagacttttgagcattactttactagcgtgtgagatgagtgcagttgtgtggcagtttgagcattctttgggattggaatgaaaactgaccttttccagtcctgtggctactgcagagttttccaaatttgctggcatattgagtgtagcactttaacagcatcatcttttaggatttgaaatagctccactggaattccatcacctccactagctttgttcgtagtgatgctttctaaggccgactcgacttcacattccaggatgtctggctctaggtgagtgatcacaccatcgtgattatctgggttgtgaagatcttttttgtacaattcttctgtgtattcttgccacctcttcttagtatctcctgcttctgttaggtccataccatttccgtcctttattgaacccatctttgcatgaaatgttcccttggtatctctaattttcttgaagagatctccagtccttcccattctgttgttttcctctatttctttgcattgatcactgaggaaggctttcttatgtctcctcgctatctggaactctgcattcaaatgggtatatctttccttttctccttggcatttcgcttttcttcttttcacagttatttgtaaggcctccttagccagccattttgcttttttgcatttctttttcttggggatggtcttgatccgtcTCCTGTTTGGTAGACTCCAGAAATAACTTCCCCAAGTCTTCATCTTCCCAAGCTAAATATCTCACTTTGGCCTAATTTCACAAGTTTGGTCCCCGTATTTCACTTGTTCTGACCAGAGCTTTTTCTGTCTAGTTCCTTTCTTAATATGCAGTGATCAGATGGCACGTAATGTCGGTTTTGTACAAGGACAAGAGGACATCTTTGCTTCAGTTGCTCATCGAAAATCACATTTCTTCATTCACAGATACCAAAGAGC
The sequence above is a segment of the Bos indicus isolate NIAB-ARS_2022 breed Sahiwal x Tharparkar chromosome 20, NIAB-ARS_B.indTharparkar_mat_pri_1.0, whole genome shotgun sequence genome. Coding sequences within it:
- the MIER3 gene encoding mesoderm induction early response protein 3; the encoded protein is MLVHDYDDERTLEEEEMMDEGKNFNSEIEDLEKEGNMPLEDLLAFYGYEPTIPAVANSSANSSPSELADELPDMTLDKEEIAKDLLSGDDEETQSSADDLTPSVTSHETSDFFPRPLRSNTTCDGDKDSEVEDVETDSGNSPEDLRKEIMIGLQYQAEIPPYLGEYAGNEKVYENEDQLLWRPGVVLESKVKEYLVETSLRTGNEKIMDRISAGTHTRDNEQALYELLKCNHNIKEAIERYCCNGKASQEGMTAWTEEECRSFEHALMLFGKDFHLIQKNKVRTRTVAECVAFYYMWKKSERYDYFAQQTKFGKKRYNHHPGVTDYMDRLVDETEALGGTVNSSALTSNRPEPVPDQQLNILNSFTASDLTALTNSVATVCNPTDVNCLDDSFPPLGNTPRGQVNHVPVVTEELLTLPSNGESDCFNLFETGFYHSELNPMNMCSEESERPAKRLKMGIAVPESFMNEVSVNNLGVDFENHTHHITSAKMAVSVADFGSLSANETNGFISAHALHQHAALHSE